The DNA sequence CTCCTCGTCAGCCGCGGTCGCCACCACGCGCAGCACCTCGAGGATCGAGTTGGAGAAGTCGGTGTCCCAGCCGCCGGTGCCGAACCCGACCTGCCCGAACAGTTCCCGGTCCGCGAACGAGCGCAGGTGCGGCGAGTCGACGAGGAACCGGTAGAAGGTGGTGTCGTCGTAGCGGCGGACCAGGGGATGCCACAGCGCCGCGATCGCCTGCGGATCACGCGCCCGGATCGCGTCGCGCAGGGCGGACATCCCGGCCCCGTCCTCGAGGGTCGCCTCCCAGGCCCGCGCCACCCGCCGGAACACCGCGGGCAGCTCGTCCAGCGTCCGGCCGCGGACCGTGGCGCCCTTGAGGTCGATGACGGTCTCGGGGGTGGCGGGTGCGAGCGGGTTGGGGAATGGCGAGGTGCTCAGTCCCACCTCGCGCAGGTATCCGTAGAGGGTGGTCGACGACGGCGGAAACCGCATCGCGCCCAGCTCGGCCACGCTGCCCGGGTGCCCGTCGAACGCGGCCGATCGCATGCGTCCGCCGATCTGCTCCGCCTCGTACACCACGGGCCGCAGCCCCATGCGCAGCAGCTCGTAGGCGGCGACGACGCCGGACAGGCCCGCCCCGATCACCGCCACCTCGGTGCCGTGCGCTGCCGCGGGCACCGCGCCGATGCCCGCGGGGTGCCCGCGGAACGTGTCGTACGGGAAGGGGAAGTCGGGTCCGGTCATCGATAGCGGGCTGCCGGGCCCGGGTGCGACGGGGATGCTCACGCCGGCCCCTCGGCGCTGCGGGCCCCGGCCCCCTCGTCCACCTCTTCTGAGCCCGCCGGCCCTCCGCCCGCCGCCCCGTACAGGTCGGTGCGGCGGTCGCGCAGGTACGTGTTGCGTCGGCGCGAGCGGGCGAGCAACTCGGGGTCCAGGTCCACCACGAGCAATTCGGCTTCGTCTCCGGCGCGGGCGAACTCGGTGATGTCCGGCGCGACGGCGCAGGTGTGACCGCAGTAGTAGGTGACCGGCGCACCCGTGCTCGCACCCGGCTCCTGACCGATGCGGTTGACGTAGACGATGAACAGCTGGCTCTCCACGGCGCGGGCGGGCACCAGGATGCGGGCCACGTGGTCGTCCGGGTAGGCGAGGGCGGTGGGCACGAGAAGCCAGTCGGTGCCGGCCAGCGCGTGGGCGCGCACTGCCTCCGGGAACTCGACGTCGTAGCAGATCAGGATGCCGCAGGTCAGGCCGCCGAGTGGGAACTGCACGACGGGATCGTCGCCCGGGGTGAAGTGTGCGTCGTCCGGGTTGCCGCCGACCGACGGGTGGGCGTCGTCGCCCGCCGGCCGGTACAGGTGGGTCTTGCGGTAGTGGGCGAGCAGCGCACCGTCGGCCCCCACCACCGCGACGGCGTTGTAGAGGGCCCGGCCCGCACCGCCGACCGCGCTACCGCCGTCCGCGGCCTGTTCGACGTACCCGTAGGCGATGGCGATGCCGGATTCGCGCGCGGCCTGGGCCATCGTCCGGCCGATGGGCCCTGCCGCGTCATCGTCGGGCCGCGGCTCGGGGCTCAGCGACCGGCGGTACCCGGTGCAGGTGAGTTCCGAACACACCAGGATGACCGCGCCCGATTCCGCTGCGGAGCGCGCCGACGCGGCGACCTCGGCCAGGGCGCCGTCGACGTCGGTCGACTCGGGCCCCTGCAGCAGTGCCACCCGCATGTCGCGCCTCCGCCCGTACCGGCTACCCGGCGGCGTCGACGGCCGGCTCGTCCGCACCGGCCGCCGACGCACAGCAATTCCGGCGCGACAGCGCGGCGTCGATCAGCAGGCTCGCGCCGATGCCGAACAGCCACGAGTCCTTGGCGATGGCCGTGCCCTGCTGGGTGGGCCGCGGCGAGCCGTCCTCGTGCATGCCGGGCGTGCGGGCGTACATCGTCAGCAGCCCGGAGCTGAAGGCCACGAGCCCGGCGCCCGCCACGGCCGTGGGAACGAACGGCGCCAGCAGTGCCGAACCCAGCGCGATCTCCGCGCCCGCGAGCGCCTTGCCGAACGTGCCCGGACTCAGGCTCTTGACGGGCGGGACGGCGTTGGCGGCCATCGACTGCAGCCCCGCCGCGCCGTCGTCGTCCAGGGCCAGCTTGCCGACCCCCGAGTTGAGGATGAACGCGCCCGTCACCACCCGCAGCGGAAGGCGGCGGAGGCGGGCATTGCGCGGCTTCAGGTTCACTGGTGGCTCCTCGATTCAGATCGACCATGGTCTCCTGGGAGGCCTCTTCCATCCCACCAGAACACCCGCCCGCGCGGCACTATTTCCGCGAAGCCGCAGCGGACGCCGAGTTCCTACCGGTTCCTACCGCTCCGAGCACCCGTGTCCGCCGTCGGCAGTCCCGGTAGCATCGGGCCATGGCCACGGTGAGCGCGGCGCAGACCTACGACCTGCCGCACGAGGACGAGGTGCGTGCTGTACTGCGTCGCTACGGGGTGCGCCGCGCGCAGCTGTTCGGCAGCGCCGCGCGCGGAGAGCTGACGCCGACGAGTGACATCGACATGCTCATCGACCTCCCCGGGCCGCTTGACTACGCAGTGCTGTTGCGCCTCTCCGAGGAACTCGAAGCTGCAACTGGTCGTCGCGTCGATCTCCTCACTTCCATCAAGCCTGTCTTCCGCCCCTACATCGAGCCGGAACTGGTCGAGATCG is a window from the Tomitella gaofuii genome containing:
- a CDS encoding nitrilase-related carbon-nitrogen hydrolase, producing MRVALLQGPESTDVDGALAEVAASARSAAESGAVILVCSELTCTGYRRSLSPEPRPDDDAAGPIGRTMAQAARESGIAIAYGYVEQAADGGSAVGGAGRALYNAVAVVGADGALLAHYRKTHLYRPAGDDAHPSVGGNPDDAHFTPGDDPVVQFPLGGLTCGILICYDVEFPEAVRAHALAGTDWLLVPTALAYPDDHVARILVPARAVESQLFIVYVNRIGQEPGASTGAPVTYYCGHTCAVAPDITEFARAGDEAELLVVDLDPELLARSRRRNTYLRDRRTDLYGAAGGGPAGSEEVDEGAGARSAEGPA
- a CDS encoding nucleotidyltransferase family protein codes for the protein MATVSAAQTYDLPHEDEVRAVLRRYGVRRAQLFGSAARGELTPTSDIDMLIDLPGPLDYAVLLRLSEELEAATGRRVDLLTSIKPVFRPYIEPELVEIVL